TGAGAACTTGGAAGGTTGGACTGACTACCCAGTGATGATCCTGAAGGTGCCCCCAAAGGCTGTCTTGATATGGGtgctgggaaagaaaggaaagatggtTAAAGCTCTGCAAATGCTCTTGAAGGGACATCTAAAGAAAACTAATGAAACAGCTACCAAAAACACAACATCAGTGAACATCCACCCTCAGatcacagctgcacagctctgggaaccCAAACCACTGTACAGAACTGAGTGTTGCAGCCCAACTAGTTATGGCAATCCTCCTGTTGCCCTAAGAGAATCCAGTATAAAAGATCTTGCACATGAAAACTCTGAATTGTCTCAAGGCATGCAACGACACGTCCACCTCAGTAAAATGAGGTGCTGCATGAGGATATTATGCTCCCAAACTCCTTTGCGGTCCCAGATTCttttcctgtcccagcactgagGACCACAAACCACAGAATAAAGTCTGTCTGGGGCTGTGGGACTTACCCTGCAGAGATTCAGAGCTGCCCCGCAGCAACCGTTCCTTCCGGTCTCTCAGGTAATTAATGACTTTATCTATCTCCTCAGCAGTCACATAGCGATTGTCTGCCAGCAGGTTCAGGAGAGTTTGGATCCCGGGAGGGTGACCTCCTCTGACACCCTCCTCCATGGGAGGTGGGCGCTCCCGCTCCTGCAGAATAGCTTCATCTGCCATCTTGGCAGCCTGCCGGGCAATCTCATCCCGCTCTTTCTCCCGGGACTCTGTCTTGTAGCGCTCGTAATTCCTTGCCACCAGCACCATGGCATCAGCCTGGGGCATGTTGCGATGCTCTGcacaaaggaagaaatgctCTGAGTGACCCAAAGTGACCCTGATGGAGGTGCTGTTACTCccacctgccagcacagcccagtcagcagcaggcactgctcagggagTGTAAGTACAGACTTGGGAACTTCCAGGCACATGGGAATAGTTACATTTCCAAAGCCAACAGAAGGCCCGTGGCTATCAGCCAGCAAGGCCAGCCTTTCCTTCATAGCTGAGGGCTCAGCCCAGAAATGTCTTTCTTGCCTCTCACCAGTTAAAAGGAAAGCAGCTCCCTCTACCTCTCATATGAATCCTCGGCTCTCTGAGATAAGATGGTCCCAGTTATTTTACTGCTAAACCCTTGAACAGATTCAAAACTTGCCCACTGAAGGCTCTATGCTTCCCAGAGGAGGAAAGCCATGGGAATacatttgtttctgtgctgccagtgccttAACATCTCatgtgcagctggggagggagcagcactACCTCAAGTGTTACATGGCTGCTCACACTGACCACTCTTGAGGCAACAAACAGCAGTCAAATTCTTCTGTGATAAAATGAGTAGTGGGCAATTCCAATGGTGGCTTTTGAGGTCATTACTTCCACCTCCCAAAGCACACGCATGAACAGTCACCGGAGAACAGATTCAAACTGGGAGATCAGAACAGCCTTTACCTTCCCAAAAGTGCCCaaagctctgggcagggtcctTTTCACACCTGCAGAACATCAAATTCTGCAAGCCTTTTCCACCTAACAGGCATTAATTTTAACGTTAGGCTTTGCACAAGCTGTGAAAGAGTTCCCTGAAACAAACATGCAGGCAAAGGTGGCCAGGAGCACTTGAAGTGAGCATACTTAATCTCTAGAATGAGCTGTGGATGAGCTAATGACTGGGGTTCCCATCAGGTCTGATACCTGATAACCAGCAGATCCAGTGAAGAAAAGAAGCTTTGGCCTCCTGCCAAAGGTTTAACAGGTGTTAAACCAAAGAACTTAAGAATTTAAACCAAGGGCAGTGTTAAGCAAAgtgacagtgtgtgtgtgagcgATGTGTCTGCAGGAAATGAGGGAGCTCTCCTATCACATCTGCATCTGATGTTTAAAGAAACTGGGCTACTGCAATCAGTGAGCACACACCAGGCACTGACTGTGCACTCAGAGGTTTCCTCTCCCAGACAAACATTACCTGGGAACACAGTAAGGGAGAAATAACCTTTGAAAGCTCAGCTGTGGTCAAACCAGTCACTTGTGTTGACAGATTACATGAACAGGCCTATGATCAGAGCCATAGCTGCTTTCTGACAAGGTGTTTTTAGTACCTACACATTCCGACAAGGTGTTTTTAGTACCTACACCCACTCTCATGCAACCAAGTCACACCCTGCGATGGAAAGTGATGTGAAAAGTATAAAGAGGCTAAGAAGGTGGAGCCTGTATACCCAAATACTTTGTAGATCTATCTTTTCATAACACTTCATAGTTCTATCTTTTCATAACTCTTCCCAGTTTCATTATCAAATCTCTACCTTTACCAAGTCCTTATTAAATcacatttgattttaaaatctgtcCTTGAATTTGCCACATTCCCAACAGGCTCTTTGGGAGAGCAACAAGTGGTAGAGTGAGGTTGGGCTTGTATTACTCAGCGatctcccagagcagtgcagctctggggtccaTGACTTGCCCAGAGATGCAAAGGCTGGCAGTGTTAGGAATCAAAACCAGATGAAATTCCTCTTGGCAGGAATTTGACATTCCTTTTGACAAGGGGCAATTAGAGTATTATGGAAGCTTTTAAATAATGATATTCACATTTATGACATGGTGTCAAGTCATTTATAACTACTTATGTGACAGCAAGGATGAACTTTGTCCTGTGTGGCTCTGCCTGAAAGAAAGGTTCAGAGTGACCACAAAATTCCCAGCCTACTGAGACTTTAGTACCTTGTGGGGTGCCAAACATGATGTTAACAGTGCAAGAACGGTGAACTTGATGCTGCTGGGTGATGACAATGGCAAAAGGAGACCCTCCTCTGCTCACATCGTCCAGGGCTTGCGTCAGTGACATCTCTGTGTTGAGGAAGATCAGGTCCACCACCATGCCCAGGTCCCGCACCTTCCGCCCCACTGACTCTGCGTACTCCCTACacaaagcaaaggcagcagttTAACAAATCAGTCACACACTGGAACAGAAACCTTGGCATTGCACCCTCCCCCCATCTCAGATTTACGCCTCTGATTACTTGCCCAGCTTCATGACGTTTACCAGGACAGTTCTAAAGCAATCCCATTATAGCAATATAAAAGCCCTTATTCTGATCTGAATCAGTCATTTCAGTTcaaccaaaataaattacagatCAAGCCTTAGTTTAGCTGAGAAACAGAGTGTTTGCAAAGGGATTTACACTATTACAAATTTGTTTATACATGAATGTGTTTCAACTGAATTCATTAGGGGAAGAAATCTATGCCAGCAGAGGTACAAGGAGTACAGAGCAGAGGAGCCAACTAACAGAACTCATTTACTCCTGCTTTGTTCAGTATCTCAACTGTTCACACGTGCCTCATTGCTTATTGGCCTGCTCTTTTCTaccagctgctttctgctctaACCGACTGCCAACACAGGATCCACTGCTCCTGTATGCCCTGTCCTACAGACTTCCCCACCCAAGCACAAAACACAGCTCACAAGGCTAAGCTTAAATTGCTAACTTAGAACCAAACCTGCAATACCGACTGCACAAAAAGTCTGACAAATTCAGTCTGTGTGCACCCATACCTCAAGAGAGTGATTTTATTGTCTTTGGAGGCAAAGTCAGTAATGGTGACTAAAACTGTACCCCCTTTAACCATATTTTTAAGAACTTCAAAGTAAAATGACTGTATCTAAGGCACTCAGGAGTTATCTTTCAACAGGTCTATAGCACAAGATACATTTCCTCATCTCATCAAGGCATatttccagaaggaaaatgggagCTGTAGCTTTCTGTGGACTCTAAAGCCACACTCCCCAAGAGCAACCTGTAAGACAAACAGCCTCAAGGCAGGACTAAGTTTAAATCTATTCCCTCCTACCATACAATAATAAAACTgattgtaattattttcttactttgtCTGTTTATTCACCACTATCACAGAACAATCCACGGGTCTCTCTGCATCAAAACGTCTCTTGATCTCCTCATAGTACTGACGGTACAGCTCCTCCCGGCGCCGCTCCTCGCGCTTCAAGCGGTCTGAAATGAGAATGAGTGACACCCttctgagctgctcagagggacacagagcatCACAGCTGTGGCACTGTGGCACCCCAGATACAGTGGTACAGGTACTCACCCTCTGGCTCCTTGTAGCGGTCGTAGTAGGAGTCGTCCTTGCGCCGGTAGTAGTCCTCGAGGCGCAGGTAACGATCATAAGATTCGTCTCGTCTGCAACATTCAGAAGCAGTAATGGGtttcctccagcacctcaggCAGCGACTTTGGCCAATGCATCACATCCAGACCTCCCTCAAGTTTAATTTTTGAGGTACCCATCTGCTCCTCACAAGACTCAGAGCAGCACCCAACTGTCCCCAGCCAAGGGTGATTTCCTTAAACACCTGACACCACTCAAACAATTGCAGCAGAAATGccagaaaaacattattttggcAAATAGGATCCCAGAGAGTTTACCTGTACAAAGGGTCCCGAGGGTCTCTCATATCCCGTGGATCTCTCACATCTCGTGAATTTCTCATATCCCGTGGATCCCTGTATCGATCATACAGTGGCTCCCGTGGGTCACGAAGATCTCTAACATCACGTGGATCCCTCAAGTCCCTTGGATCCCTGATATCCCGTGGGTCTCGCAGGTCCCGTGGGTCCCTGTGGTCTCTGGCATCACGCATGTCTCTAGCTCGAATGTCTCGAGCATCTCGCCCgttcctgccatccctgccatctCTGGGGTCTCTCCGTGGGCTCCCCCGCAGAGGGGAGCGGTCACGCCTGCCATCTCGGCCATCCCCGTAGGTGTATTGCTCTCTGAGGAAAACACCAGGGAAATTCCATTAGCCTGCTAGCAACACAAGTACAGTTACCCCTAGATCTCTTACCTGAGGTGCCAAAGTGGACTTTCACAGCAGCTGAATGCTCCCTCTTATCCCATAACAACAATTGACCAAAAGTCGTATTTTTTAAGCAGTCTGGAGAAGGTTCTTAATTCTAATATTCAGCCAAACAAGAGCCAGAAAGCTCCTTAATGGAGCACTAAGTGTAGAGCACCTGTGCGTGAAGTGAACAGGCACTTCAGAAAACACCATTTTAAGGCCTCCAACCTCCAACATCAGCCATAGATGATCTATCAATCATGTTTGGCAAATTCTTTGAGAATTTAAGGTGATGTAGGCTAATACCCACAAATGTGCAATAGCCAGGAGTGTTCAAGGGACCCATTAAATTCACTCATCGATGACAGCAGAACATCTGAAGTAACATTACTGACATATGATTAAAAAAGAAGCAGCTTGTGAGCAAAGACACTGCAGGTTCCATGTTGTGgttgggtttgtgctgctgatAGAAAGCAAAGACAGCTATGGCCTTGTCCTGAGGATCTGAGGGATAGTTTCCGTAGAAAGCCAGCCTTATGCTCATAATGCCCTGGTTAAGAGGGTACTAAACCCAACCATCACTGCGTCCTCCGCAGTCACAAAAAGCTTCTCTGTTGGATCTGAATGATCCATCTCATTCAGACTTTGTATTGCAGTCTTCAGAGGCAAGGAAGAATACAGTTCCAGTCTTCATCTTTTCCCAAAGCAGTAAGGCTTTTTCCACATTGtattctgttttccagagaagaCCATAACTTCACTGTAGTCAAAACAAAGCATTGCAGAGAAACTACAGGGCTCCATGTGTTTGCACTGTTTTTCCCCCGAAATACTGACaaccatcaggaaaaaaaacccagctttttgaatctttttatttcccataCTTGACATGACTTTTACAGTCCTCAAACACCCTAATCTAgtttatatagaaatataagCAGAACCTAAGTCTGCATCCACTGCAGTGCAGTCACATAGAGATCACCTACAGAGAACGAGTCAGATGAACCCAAGTTTGGTGCCAGGCAGAGTGACAGGAACGAGATGAAGAGCAGAGCCATCATGTATGGATTTTGGTGTCAgacacccagctgtgctggaaacaCGTAAGAGTGCTGGCATTCTCTGTTTGCATGTCAGATACAAAccagattttgggaaaaattagAGATGCCACCAAGAGCACACACAGCCTCCTCCTCTAAGTGACATAATGAATTTGTGGACAGCCAGGTATAAACTCCTTCAGTCTCTTTGATATATAAATCCACTTTTTGTTTGCGATCTGCACTGAAATCACATCCTGTGAGAGACACATCATAGCCCCCTTCCCCCAAAACCTACAATGAATGATGGCAGAAGCTCAGGGAAAACTTCTGACTTATTCTAGTGGATATTGAGTAACTGATCTTTCCATAGCTGTGAGACCATTTAGCAAAACAACCAGATGCAGGGGAATTGTTTGGCATATGACATTTATTCCAGCTGAAGTGGGGGTGACCAGAACAGGCCACATTCATTATCAGCAGAGACAAATAGATCCGGAATGAACAACGCACAACTGTGACAGAAGTAGAGATGTGGCATAGGTACCCCTGGCTCTTGTGTCCACATGGCTGCCCTGCTCAAGGGAGAGGACAGCACCAAGAGACAGCTTCCACTTTCTGCTTCCACACTTGTCACCATGGtctggctcctgcagcatcagcacCATTGCCTGCATCTGcttggggctcagccctgccgGCCCAGCACCACTGTGTGTGGCACGGTGTGGGGatctgcagcactggcagtggCACCTGCTGTTCCCAGGCCACAGTGTAGTCCAGAGCCCATCGATCACAGCCATGCCCAGGACCTGATGACTGTGACCCCACAACCACCTGTGCCCACAGTGCTGCTTGGGACATGGTGCTAACCACATGGCATGGCCATGGTGTATGCAGTGTCAGCTGAAATCCAGTGCCTGTCAGCAGCACCAAAGCCTTCAGCTGCTGTCCAGTCCACAACCTGGTGCCCACAGAACCAGAGCTCATGCACATCCAGTGCTCCTTAGGACTGTGGCACAGGCACCTGCTCTTGCACACATGTAGGATGGCATAAGTTGCAATGCCCATGGCATCAGTGCCTGTGCTTatccctctgcagcacagtcCAAGGACCAATGCTCATCATACAGATGCCTGCCCCTcatccctgcagtgctacagcaTTGATGGCACTGAGGCCAAAGATGTGCCACAAAGTGCCTGCTGCTCACATACTCCCACCAGCACCAAGCACACCCCAGGCCCAAGACTTGCTGCATCTGCATAGGAATCCCAGCACTTCTTGGGCCTGATGCCCACATGCTGGTCTCTGCAAGCACATTTTACCCTGTGTAGGGTTAAATGCAGTGCAAAAAAATCGTAGATGGTGCCAAGAATTGCAACTACTGAttctttgtgctttgtttttttggtgtagCTGTCTTGCTAGTTGCACTTTTTCCTCGTTTTTGATAACTTAACTGGTCAAGCTAGTAAAGCACAGTAGACACAGGACCTTGATTAAAGTTCAACAAGCTCCAGGCTGTTTCATGGAAAGCTTTACAGCAGAGACACACAGGGTCCATACCTTGTACCAAACAACACTGGAGCTCGTATGTCTTTGTGTGCTTCCTAGTGATGCTGTGGAAAGGAAACTGAAGTCATCTTCCTGTGACAGGCCAATCTGTATCTTTTCCCCTTGCCTGTGGCTGCCCACACAGAGGAGGTGAAGGAGGTGAATATGCTGTGCCCACTGAGGGGTGGGAAGTCAGGAGAAGCTGGAGAGTACATCAGTGACTGCACAGGGGGCTGGCTCCAGGCACTGAAAACACAACCACATGGGCAGACAGGACTGTGCAAGAGACATTTGCTCTGTCTTGTGTTTTGCTTAAGTGTTCCTTTCCAGTCTAATTGCAGCATTGGAAGCTTTCAACATCAGAAGAGGCAAGACCCCAAGatcctctgcagcagagctctggaaatgctgcagcctCTTGGCATTCTCTAGATATGTCTTGGTTTCTGTGATCCTTGGAGGCAGGAGCAAACATCAAATGTATTCTTCCTCCCAAGTCTCTTACAGTCTGTGCTGCAAAACCGAATGCTGGGCTGCAGTAACAGCAGCAGACACAAGTTTCCCTTGTGCCTTCCAAGGCGCCAGAGCCAAAAGGGCtctcagagctggagcagacaCTTTCCTGCTGGAGCATCACTGTTTGACTGGGGAGGTGCAGTAGGGAAGAGACACAGACATTTAGCACAGGCCACTGGGCTCATGCCCCGAAGGCCTGAACTCCTAGTATAACTCACTGCTTCCAGGTACTTTACCTTCGTGTCGGACTGGACCTTGATGAAGCCTTAttcatatttcttctttccacTGCTTTATTAATATCTGTAAAGAATAATCAACCCATCTGTTCAATGctatgaaacaaaaaaaatatcatcAGCACAATTCAAACGAAAGCAACTTAAGCTCAACAATATCCAGATGGTGCAAGGAAATCCATTCAGCAGAGAGACATTGTCACTTTGACAATTTTTTATTAAGTTTAGATAGTACAACATAATGAAAATTTTATGGATTTCTCTGACTTCAAAATAGGGTGGACAGCTTGGGTGAAGTTTTAACCCTGCATGTTCAGGCCTACATCCAGACTCTTCCTTCCATAAGAAAACCTCTTTCTTCTGCAGTCTATGAGCAAGCAGAAAGCGACTCATGGACTCtaggagaaaaagcagagtcTGAAAACCTCTGAGAAAGGAATGATGGCCAGCACAGTCCTAAGTTCACAGCCAGTCCTGTTCAACGGAGCATGCTGATACCCTTGCTGGAAATAATCCAAGGGTTCTCAAAGGGGCACGTGCAACTGCCTTCCAAGGGACTGCTGCAGTGTTAAGGTGCATGGCCCCCACCACTGAGAAACGGATCCAGGAGCCTGGAACACAGGCTCCTTAGGAAGTCAACATGGTGCATTCAAAACACCATTGTTAATGTGATGCAAACTGAGGCAACAGATCAGAAATTTGAAAATTGGTTGGCTTGTGAGCATCTCCGTGAAAAACACCATGAAGGGAAACACAAAGAAgtaaaagagctgaaaaaacagAATCTTGTCCTCAACCCGCAAAAGTGAAGTTTGCCCAGAACTGGCAGGGACCCACACTGTTCTCAAAGCCTCCTGTGACAGCTGACTGGAGATGAAATAATTCACTGGAGGGGgtcaaaagcaaacagcaaagtGACTTTGGATATTTTACTGAGAACCTTTTAAGGAAAAGAACCCAAATCTGGACCCTATCTGCTCCCCCAGAATCTATCAATAATTAACATTTCTGATGAGTTATCTGCATTAACCACTTTCAAAGTCCTTGCATGAGAATATAAACATGCCATGATGTCTTTAGGCAGACTCAGTCTTATTATCCTCTGTAACATCCCAAAGTATCCTTCATTATTGTCAAGATTAAAACTGTAATTAAGAATCAggtctaattttttttcttgatgtcAATTTTTTCTTGATGTTGCTTCTCTGATGGGGCAGAGAAGCAAGTGCAATCTGAATATTAACTACAACTGCAGCATAACACCACTCACAGAACTCTGGAGCACCTCTCCAGGATCAAACACAGTTGCAAAGTCTACTGTTACAAACTACATCTGAAGGACATTTATTCTCTAGTTTTACTACTAAAGATATGAAAACACTTCTGTGCATTTATGGAAATACTCATATAATGCTACACTGGACGTAAACTCTCCCAAAACTTTTCACCTTATTGTTACTAACGATTGTATTTGGTACTCAGGCTGCATAACTGAAGTAACTGTTTtccttgcatttatttttagttgataatttttcccctttaaagTCAGGTGTTATCTTTAAGCAAGACACTAGCTGCTTTCTTTGgtttaagattatttttattttctgttttaagatGCCATTGAAGAAACCTATCATGATTTTTACACTCAGTATAATACATTGCTTTCAAATAAGAAGTATTTAAATctgcacaaaaatattttactagaagaaaaaaaaaaaactttgacaGGGATCCTTCTCTTGTGCAAAACACACATTTAGTAACATTTTATTCAATGCCAACAGCTTTTACAAGTTAGGTATTTGAACACTGACAaaacttcaggggaaaaaaaagcccaaataaaAAGTCTTCTGTCCTGTAGGATTTTGAGATGACAGGGCCACTGTGATCACACAGTGTAACCTTCTGAACAAACACAGGTGACAGGAATCCATCTATCTCAAGTGCAGCAGTGGCACTGGACTAGTGCTTATCTTTTAGCAAAACATCCAATTCCAATTTAAAAGTCTTCAGAGCACAGAAACCACCACAGATCAAATAAATTACTCCAGAAGCCAATTACTCTGCTGTTAGATAAAAGTCTTTATTCACATTTAAGGCATTGTCACACCTATGCCTACTACACTAAAACTCCCTGATCCCCAGGTCTGTCTGTAACCAGAGATCACATCACTCCTTTCCCTTGAGGTTTTTGCTTGGGCTTGTTCTTTAATCCTAAACTCTGTCATGTTTTTCCAAGGTTTTTCCAATTCAGCATTATCCTTTTTGAACCAGGCATACCAAAACTGAGCACTTTTCCAACAGCAAAATCCCACAGGTACCAAAACATTTCCTACTTGCACACCTGTGTTTTGCACAGCCAAGGATGACCAAAGTAGTCTGTCTGGCTGGGTGCAGACCTTCCCTGTCAGCTTCACTTAAAGTTCAGGTCTGTCTGCATCCAGAATAGGAAGTCCAAGTCCTTTTACCATTAGTAACACAAGCTTCtttatttcatcctttttttttaaaacatgtttttctctCCAAGTCACTTATAAAAGCCCTATGTGGCCAGGACTCAGTTTTTCCAGACCACCACTCAAAGACTGAGAAATTCCACCTGTGTTACATCTACTCCATTCTAGATTCACTTGAAATCTGTTTAACTGTTGTTTTCAACTGTTCTTGTTTCTTATTAAGTCAAACACCTTAGAGCAATCTGTACATTAACACTGCTACTTCCAGCCCTAGACCTTGCAGTACCATAAGAGTAATTAAGacagaatttattttgatgGACATTAATCGTCTTCTCAGCAGCGTCAGGTCAAAGAATCCCTTCATTCCCAGGTGCTGATGCCAGGCTCATCCTATTTATCCTGCCTACTGGCTCACCTGTAGCACTCTACGAGCTCCCTGGAAACTTCCTAGTTTTCCAAGGCTTGTGGAAAAACACCAGTAACACACTAGGCAAGTCAGTAGTTCACTGAGCCTCAATGACGTTAATTCTTTTGAGAGCTCTAAGTTTGGTATCTGCAGTTTTACCTTTTTGATTTTgctactgaaatgaaaattacattaaaCACACCTCCTGCCTCTTCAAAAACAGACAGCAAAAACATTAACTGGTCTTCTCAGTTAGAAATGTTATTGTTGCCAGCCAGTTACCCTTAGCTTCTAAAACAGCCAAAGCTGTTCCTATTTAAGCCTCTACACTTGGATAATGCTGGACATAATTTCTTCTCATATCCTTCTACCTTTCTTGTCTATTTGCCTTCATTTCCATCATCAGGCTCCTATTTTTTACTGTACATACACCTTCCCACAGGTTACTATTTATTTCTCCTGTCATTCTTTTTTAAGTCaaactgtttttcttcaaattatcATAGCCTTactttgaaagtaattttttccttgcatttaaGAGATTACTCGTGGATTTCTAACCATTCATTTCCGTTTAAGTCTGCTCCCAGCACATTTAGCAGAATTATCTTCATCTTTATGAAAATATCCTTTCTAAAGCACCCAGTATTTATAGCACTGCTTAAAGGCTGGCTCCACTTGTGCAAAAATCCCAGCTAAGTTTACTTAGCCAACTTAGCAACTTAGCTGCTAAGTGCTGTGGCCAATTCCTTTGAGCATGTCAAGATGAAGCTCAGTTTTGGTTTACAAATGTTATTAAACTCTACGCTGGAGGTTTCAACGATCCCTTTCAAGGGCTTACTTGTTGCACATTTTCTTACACAAGCCAACAGAGCTTTCCAAATACTAACACATAAAAATTCAGAGTAAGACCCAGGCAGCATGGTGAACCACACAGCAGGAACTCAGGAGGCAAATACATTCTGAGTGATTGAGACTAAGGCCAGGCAAGTGTCACATTGTGACCTTTCCAGACGGCTTTAAAACAACAGCACTCTTTCTCCCGAACGCATGCTGGGGTCAGGAGAGCGAGGAGCAGTTTTCCTTACCTAATCTATACCCTTTATAAAGGCGACCCTTCTCACCGTCCAGAGCGGCCTGGACATCTTCTAGACGGTCATACTGCACGAACCCATAGCCATGGTACATGCTGAGGGCTGCAAGAGTTAACAGCAGGGCAAGACCGGTTACAACCACGGACAATGCTACAATGCTGACCCACACCCGGCCATCGCTAACCCCACCAGCTGCACTCTACCCAGAAACCACTGCAAACTTCCTGGGAAAATCAAATCCACCAGGATCAAAATGCAGAGCTCAAAGACTTTGATCGAGTTCCTTCTGACAAGGCAGTGACCAAAATACAGCCCACAAAGTGACCAAGATTTGATTAAGAGGCTATGAAAATATTGTGACATCACACTGTGACCCTAAAAGCTAAAACATAGCTGATATATTTGCATTATGTTTGAGCTGTGCTGAAGGAATCACTTTTCCAAAGAAAGTGCAGGCAGAGAAAATTATCATTAAAAGGTCACTGTTTAGGAACAACCTTGGTCACTCCTCTCATCACCATCAAATAGCATTTGACAAGCATGAAGCAATATTtctccctgaaatccctgccACAAAAAGGCATAAGATAATATACTAACCCCTGATTTTgccatattttgaaaatatctcTTCCATTTCTTCACGAGTCATGTGGTCTGTGGGCAAATTGCCGACAAAAAGTCTTCTCTCTAAATCCTGAGGATTGGTGCTGTTAGTGAAGTCGCTCTGTTTGATGCTATTGCTCTTGCGTCCTCGAGCCATTTTGCTTTCGTTCCAAATCCAACTCttcgcaaaaaaaaaaaatggccatGCATATAATTTCAATCCATGACATTAAAATTAAACTGGAACAAGATTAAACTTAACAGCTTTGCAGACTAGAAGCCAACTGGGTCTGCTTGATGCAAACTTCACTCCAGAGAAATCTTAATACGAGGGACACAGAGGTCAGGCAAAAACACTCACTGCAGCATTCTGGTTGAGCTTTCTGTAATACTGAAAGGTAGCAAACCTAATTATTTTGCAGATAGGTTTTAATGGTTTAACTCCAAACTAAGATAGaat
Above is a genomic segment from Oenanthe melanoleuca isolate GR-GAL-2019-014 chromosome 20, OMel1.0, whole genome shotgun sequence containing:
- the NCOA5 gene encoding nuclear receptor coactivator 5 isoform X2; translated protein: MARGRKSNSIKQSDFTNSTNPQDLERRLFVGNLPTDHMTREEMEEIFSKYGKIRALSMYHGYGFVQYDRLEDVQAALDGEKGRLYKGYRLDINKAVERRNMNKASSRSSPTRREQYTYGDGRDGRRDRSPLRGSPRRDPRDGRDGRNGRDARDIRARDMRDARDHRDPRDLRDPRDIRDPRDLRDPRDVRDLRDPREPLYDRYRDPRDMRNSRDVRDPRDMRDPRDPLYRRDESYDRYLRLEDYYRRKDDSYYDRYKEPEDRLKREERRREELYRQYYEEIKRRFDAERPVDCSVIVVNKQTKEYAESVGRKVRDLGMVVDLIFLNTEMSLTQALDDVSRGGSPFAIVITQQHQVHRSCTVNIMFGTPQEHRNMPQADAMVLVARNYERYKTESREKERDEIARQAAKMADEAILQERERPPPMEEGVRGGHPPGIQTLLNLLADNRYVTAEEIDKVINYLRDRKERLLRGSSESLQAPISRQPLGAPSGSSLGSQSNLPSSQAHQSSQPLVSTPSVPVSSSTPQQELQAKILSLFNSGAAAAAAAAVANSGPAASAGSSGSTPNQNFANMAGGQPRPAQMNAGNLNQAQQRLQTPNTQLPALPGPSRNAGPRPGAPPQPQPLYGQHQTRLPAPGNVPAQRPVSSGINFDNPSVQKALDTLIQSGPALSHLVSQTVAQGRAGSSAQQPIGAYQRHY